Part of the Anaerolineales bacterium genome is shown below.
CCGCCGAGAGAGAAGCGATTCTCGAACGGACCGGATGTTCTCGCGCAGCTGCGCGGCCTGGGCGTGGCGATCTCTGGCGGAGGAAATGCCTCTGGAGACGGGAACGATCATCCCCAGGCCGTCCGCTCGCAGCCCCGCGAGCAGGGCAGATTCGAGATGGCCGCCCTGCGCACCCACACCCGGCGCAAGAAGCCAGAGCTCCGGCGCCGCCGCGCGGACTGCAGCCAGCGCCGAGACGTCCGTGGCCCCGACGACCAGGCCGAGGTTCCCCAGTTCGTTCCACGCCTGGGCCGTGCGCGCCAGGCGAACATAAAGCGGTTCGAAGCTGTCGATCGGCAGGGTCTGCAGATCATCCGCTCCGGGATTGGAGGTCTTACAAAGCACGAAAACGCCCTTCGCCGGATCGCGCAGCAAAGGTTCCAGGGAATCACGGCCGAGAAACGGGCTCGCCGTGACGGCATCGGCATCCAGCGCTTCGAAAAGCGCCCGGGCGTAGGCTTCCGCCGTGGAAGCGATGTCTCCCCGCTTTGCATCCAGAATTACGGGAATGCCGTCGGGGACGAAAGCGATCGCTTCTCGAAGCGCCTTCCACCCCGCAGCCCCGTACTGTTCGAAAAAAGCACTGTTGGGTTTGAAGGCGCAGGCCAACTCGTGGGTCTCGTCGATGATGTGTTTGCAGAAGTCCAACGCCGCAGCGGCGGACGATTCGGTCAACTGTGCCGGATGCGGATCGAGGCCGACACAGAGCAGAGAATCGACCGATTCGATTCTTGCGGCAAGTCTGGAGAAAAACGTCGATCTTTCGGCCATCGTGTTCTCGAAATATTACTCCTGAAGTCAGTATCGCGTACTACGCTTTTCCCAACACCAGCGCCAACAGCGCCATACGCACGTACAAGCCGTATTCCATCTGCCGGAAGTATGCGGCGCGTGGATCGTCGTCCAGCTCCAAACTGATCTCGCCCACGCGCGGCAGCGGATGCATGACGATCATTTCATCCTTGGCCGCCTTCATCGTTTCCGCGGTGATCACGTATGCGCCTTTCACTTTCTCGTAATCATCCAGGTTTTCGAAACGTTCCTTCTGCACCCGTGTGATGTACAGGACGTCCGTCCCAGCGAGAACCGGGTCGAGGGACCCATATTCGGCCTGGGGGATTTTGCGTTCGTTGAGTTCCTCGATCACTTCCGAGGGCATCTTGAGGATCTCGGGCGAGACGTAGTTGAGACGAACGTCGAACAACGAAAGCAATCGCGAAAGTGAGTGCACCGTACGTCCGTACTTCAAGTCGCCCAACATGGTCACGGTCAGCCCGTCCACCCGACCCAGTTCTTCGGAGATCGTGAAGAGATCGAGCAGGGCCTGGGTGGGATGTTCGCCGATGCCGTCGCCGGCGTTGATGATCGGTTTGTGAGCGTATTTCGCCGCCAGTGTCGCCGCACCAACTTCGGGATGACGCAGCACGATCACGTCCGAGTAACATTCCAGCGTGCGGATCGTATCCGGAAGCGATTCACCCTTCGCCACCGACGAGTAGGTCACCTCGTTGATCGGGATCACGCTGCCGCCAAGCCGCTCCATGGAAGCCAGGAAAGAAGACGACGTGCGCGTCGAGGGCTCGTAGAACAAATTGGTGAGGATCTTGCCCTTGAGTAGATCGAAGGTGCCTACCCGCTCGACCATCGCCCGCATTTCTTTGGCCACACCGAAAATGTACTCGAGGTCACCGAGGGAAAATTGTTTGACCGAAAGGATATCCTTGCCGTAAAACGGCGCTTCCTGGCGATCGCCGAGTGGCAGGTAAGGGCTGCGCGCCTTTCGTTCATTGGGGGGTACAAAGGTTGCCATATATTTCCTCCATCAAATAACGTTTATTGGATACCGGCGACGTCTCTCCCAAATCCTCTCGGGACGAGAATTTCGCCGTCTTGATAGACCCACCGGCCGCGCACCTTGACCCGGCGCACGCGCCCCTGCAGCCGCATGCCTTCGAAGGGAGTCCAATCGCAGCGGCTGTGGAAATCTTCTGCCCGGACCTCCCAGGCTGCGTCCGGATCGAACTCGACTTCCGTTTCCGGACTCTCCGGCAGGCCAAAAATCTTTCCCGGATTGAGACTCATGCGGGCGATGAGGTCGTCCATCGACAAACGCCCCTCCTGCACGGCGGTAGCGAACAACCCCAACGAAGTCTCCAGTCCGGGAAAACCCGGCGGGGGATTGTCGCTGTCTTTCTCCTGCAGCGTGTGCGGCGCGTGATCCGTCGCGAAGCAATCGATCACCGCCAGGTTGTCCCACAATGCTTCTTGATCCGACTTCGCCGCCAGCTTCGGCCGCACCTCGCTCCGGCCCGGACCGATATGCGGGACGTCGTCCTGCGTGAGGAACATGTGATGGGGCGCCACCTCACAGGTGACCGCACAGCCGCGCGCTTTCATCTCCCGGATGAGCTGGATTTCGATTCGCCGGCTGACGTGGCAGACGTGGATCGGCCGCCCTTGCAGCATCGCCAGGAGCAGGATCGCAGCCAGGCTGCGGCCTTCCGCGTGGACCGCGAGCGGGCGATCGGCAGGCCAGGCTGCCAGATGACTCCGCTGCAGGGAGAGACCTTCAACCTGCAACGGACCATAGGTCAGATCCAGATACAATTTCAATCCGCAGGCTTGTGAGGCCAGAGAGGCGTACGTTCGATGATTTTCTGCGCTGGCGCCGAGATAAATCCCGTAATCACAGCGGGCTTTTTTCCTTGCTGCGTCACGAGCTTGATCGAAGCTGGCTCGATCGACCAGTGGCGGATTCGTGTTGGGCATGGCCAGTACGGTACTGAAGCCACCCGCCAGCGCCGCCGCAGTTCCGCTGTCGAAATCTTCCTTGTGCGTCGCACCGGGCTCGCGTAGATGCACGTGTGGGTCGATCAGACCAGGCAGGCGGATCACGCTCATCGGACGCCCTGCCCTGCGCGCGGTAGGCAAAAAAAGAGAGCCGGGCGGCTCTTTTTGGGCAGATGAAAAATCGCCCGCTCCGAGGCGCTTACCTCATGGCGGGCCAAATACATAGATGTTATGTATTCTCGATTCCGCATCATATTCCTAAGCGTCTAATTTAAAACCATTTCGCGGGATTGTCAAGCATTCGCGCCCCGGAGATGATAATTCCTCCCCTCTTCGCTGCATGCCTGAAGCCGTAAGGTTATCGGCGATAAACCACGTCCCACATACTTTCGAGATCGATCCGGCGGCGCGATGCCCCGTTCAGTATTCGTTCATTCGAGTTCGCCGCCGGTAATCACAATAACCACATTCCGGATTCGCATCCGGCGGCTCAGGCAGTTCCAGGACGGATAATACTTCGTCGATAAACAGCAGAAAGCCTTGCATATCCTTGGGAATTTCAGTCCACAGCGGATCGCCCAGATAGGCGATGCGTCCGTCGTCAAATCGCTGTAAGTCCGACGGCGTGACGCTGAATAAGCCCAGATGGGTGATGGGGCTGAGCGCCATTGCGTTGGGCGCCGGATTTTCCAGAGCATAGGCGTAAGCGTGAAGCTGCCGTCCGTAGAATTCGATGTGGTGCGGAGCCGGCTGCGTGGTCTTAAAATCAATCACCGCATAACTCCCATCATCAAAACGAATCGCCGTATCGAACCGCCCTCGGATGCAGCAGGCGTGTTCGTGATGCAGCAGTTTGATTTCGGCCGAACTCACCCACTTTTCGCCGTATGCAATTTCTCCATCCGGCAGATCGGGAGAAATTTCTGAGCTCGATTTACCCACGAAATAGGCGTTCATCAAACGATCGATTTTGCCGAAGATACTGGGGAATGGCGCACGCGGGCGATAGAATTTCGAGACGATTTTCAAGTAGAAACAACGTTTGCACTCGTCCCAGAGAAAGGTCAAATCCGAAGGACTTAATTTCCATGTGTTCATGCGCTCCCCTCTCTGGTCCGCTTAAAGCTACATGGGTCCTCTGTGCGAGAACCCATGCTTGCTAACCACATTGGTCGAGTTCAACGATTGAACGGCAATATTCGTCCGAAGTTGAATGTCCCCGTCGTCGATTCAGATCATCCCGTCGTTCACTCCCCCTCAACCACGGGATCACAATCCATGCCTTCCCAATCGTCCGTCGAAAACGTGCCCGACGACCATTGTTCCATGACCGCCGTCAATTGCTCGGTGTCGACTCGACAGATTTCATCGAGTCCCTCTTGACTGCTCACTTGTTCTTGCGTGGCCGCAATTTGCTCGTCGATCTGCTCCTGGGTCAATCCCATTCCCAGCATCTGGTCGATGGCCTCATCTGTATATTCTACCTTGACCTCTTCTGTGCGGAATTTCACCTCACAAAGGTCATCCGACGGGCCGATGATCTCCTGATACGTCGTCGTGGTGATGATGACCCCCATCATCTCGAACTCGACGGGGAAGACCATCTTCGCCGGTTTGCAGTTCTCCCCCGCTTCAATGAAGCACTGCATGTCCTCCCCACAGTCTTTGACACTCGATACTGCGGGCATGTTGCATGCCGTCGCAATGAACAGTAAACCGATCAAAGTTACCAGTGAGAGCGTGCGGTTCATCATTTTTTTCACTCCTTTTCTGTTCAACTGAGTCATCCCGGTCGTGCGGAAATGAGACGGCAGACATGAAGAGATCCTTCCCTTCGACTCCTCAACCCTCATTCCCAATTCGTTAACGATCAGAACATGAACATTGTGACATTCTCAGTGTGCGCCCATCTGATCTCAGGATCAATCATACCCTCTTTGGGAGAAAAATACACCGACCTGCATGAATGACGATCCAAAGCAATAATCCGGGCGATCCATGCTCTGGCGGAGGATGCACGCGTTCGACTCAGGTAACGTTCAAATGCACGACGGTGACACCGTCACCGCCCTCACTTGGCTGGCCGGACTCGAAGGAAGCCACATACGGACTTTCCGCAAGTGCCTGGCGAATGGCACTACGCAAGCGCCCCGTCCCTTTTCCGTGGATCACTCGTATGTAGGGCATCCCCGCCAGAAAGGCCGCATCCAGACGACGGTCCAATTCTTCGAGCGCATCATCGACGGTCCAACCGTGGACGTGCAGTTCGAGCGGCGGACTGTCGGCGATGGGTGGGGATATCGAACGTCCCTCACCAGAGGAGCCGCTTTTCCGAGCTGCTTTACTCCGCTTCGTCGGGGCCCCCGCTTTCACCGGCAGCAGTTCGTTGAGATTCGCCCGTACCCGCAGGCGTCCCACTTGAACCTCTGCCTGGTCTCGATCCAACGATTTAATCACCCCTTCGGCATCGATCGTACGCAGTAAGACCGTGTCGCCCTTTTTATACGTATATTCGGAAGCCTCGAACTCTTTATCCGGCAGGCGTAACGACTCCTCGAGCGACCTTTCGATCGTCTCAGCCTGTGTTTCAGCCGCTTTCAAATCGTCTCGCGACTGCTGCGATTGAGAGAATTCCCGTTTGATCTTGCGCAGTTCGTCCCGCATTTTTTCGAGTTCGGCCTCGGCGGCCGCTTGTGCGGCGAGCAGGATATCCTCACGCTCCTTTTCGATTCCCGCCAAACGTCGAGAAAGCTCTTCCTGCAGCGCCATGGCCTGCTGGCGCGTCGTTTCGGCTTCATTACGATCCTTGCGGGTCAGCTGCCGCTGTGCGTGGATTTCGTCCAACAGTCGTTCGGCTTCCAGATCAGCGCTGGAAAGCATTGCACGCGCTTTCTCGACGATGGCTTGCTCGAGACCCAAACGTGCGGCGATCGCCAGCGCGTTCGATCGTCCCGGCAGGCCGATAAGTAGATGATACGTCGGGCGCAGACTCTGCAAATCGAATTCCATGCTGGCATTCTCCACACCGGATACACTGTGCGCATACGTTTTAAGTTCGGGATAATGCGTTGCGACCAACGTGGTGATCGAACACTCCAGCAATTCACTCAGGATGGCGCGCGCCAGCGCTGAACCCTCCTGCGGGTCTGTGCCCGCACCCAATTCATCGAGCAAAACCAGGGATTTCGACGTCGCGTGGTCGAGGATCGTCTTGATGTTGGAAACGTGAGACGAAAAGGTCGATAGCGACTGCTCGATCGATTGCTCGTCGCCGATATCAGCGTACACCGCGTCGAAAACGGAAAGCTCCGATCCTGACATCGCCGGGATGTGCAGGCCGCACTGCGCCATCAATACAAGCAGCCCCGCGGTCTTTAAGGTCACCGTCTTCCCGCCGGTGTTGGGGCCGGTGATCACCAGAGCGTAGGTGTCCGGCTTTAAAATCAAATCGATCGGCACGACATCGTCCGCTTTCAGCAGCGGATGACGGGCGGCGAGCAAGCGTATCGTCGAGCCCGGACGAGGTGAGACAGCATCCTCGGCGAAGGGTTTGAGTACGGGCTCGCTGGCATCGAGCGTATACGCGTAGCGCGCTTTGGCAAAGGCGAGATCGAGTCTGGCCAGGCCCTCTACGTTTCGCCGGATTGCTGCGGATTGTTCCCCGATGCGGCCCGACAATTCGGAAAGGACGCGCCGGACTTCATCCCGCTCCGCGAGTTGAAGCTCTCTCACCTGATTGTTGAGATCGACAACCTTCAAAGGTTCGACGAACAGCGTGGCTCCCGAGGCGGATTGATCGTGCACGACGGCCTTGATGCGTCCCTTGAAGTCCGCCTGCAGCGGTATTACGAAACGGCCCTCGCGCTGCGTGATGATGGGCTCCTGCAGCAAGGGGACGATCTTGGGGTCGTTGACCATCCGTTCGAGTTTGTCCATCAAACGATCGCGCGCAATGCGGAGATCCTTGCGAATTTTGCCCAACTTCTGCGATGCGCTGTCCAGCACCTCACCGCGATCGTCGATGGTTTTCGAGACCGAATCAATCAGGCCAGGAAGCGCTTCGAGCTCAAATGCAATCCCTTTGAGCAGCGGAAGTGGTTCGTCCAACTTTTCAAAACGCCGGCGCTGTTCGCGGGCAGCGACAAGCGTACTCTTGATGTCCAGCAGTTCAGTAGGTTCAAGCACCGCGCCGTGCGCAGCTGCATCGACCTGCGGACGTACGTCACGTGCGCCACCGATGCTGAGTTCGGGTTTGATGCTCAAGAGCAGGCTGGCCTCCGAGGTTTCCTCCTGGCGACGCCGGACGGCCTCCAGATCCGGCAGCGGGCGCAGTGCCAACGCCATTTCACGGGAGGCTGAAAATGCCGTAAAACTCGCCAAACGATCGAGAACGAGGTTTAATTCCAGGGTTTCATAGGACTTTGCATCCATGGCGAAGGCAGTGTAACATGATTTCAGCACGTTTTCACAATCTGGCCTCGCGGCGCACGATGTCCGCCGAACCGGCGAATGATGATAGGGTTACCGCATCGCTGAAGTCGG
Proteins encoded:
- the pyrF gene encoding orotidine-5'-phosphate decarboxylase gives rise to the protein MAERSTFFSRLAARIESVDSLLCVGLDPHPAQLTESSAAAALDFCKHIIDETHELACAFKPNSAFFEQYGAAGWKALREAIAFVPDGIPVILDAKRGDIASTAEAYARALFEALDADAVTASPFLGRDSLEPLLRDPAKGVFVLCKTSNPGADDLQTLPIDSFEPLYVRLARTAQAWNELGNLGLVVGATDVSALAAVRAAAPELWLLAPGVGAQGGHLESALLAGLRADGLGMIVPVSRGISSARDRHAQAAQLRENIRSVRESLLSRRPARPVFPADLVRLADELLQAGCVRFGSFELKSGKISPIYIDLRLLASHPALLARAAAAYRSRLDDLEFDLLAALPYAGLPIATALSLQSKRPMIYPRKEVKSYGTKAKVEGQYETGETALVIDDLVTTGESKFEAIERLKAVGLKVTDVLVLIDRQSGARETLAEAGYRLHAVFKLMDLIEYWEGSGQISEPQATAVREFLEL
- the pyrB gene encoding aspartate carbamoyltransferase — translated: MATFVPPNERKARSPYLPLGDRQEAPFYGKDILSVKQFSLGDLEYIFGVAKEMRAMVERVGTFDLLKGKILTNLFYEPSTRTSSSFLASMERLGGSVIPINEVTYSSVAKGESLPDTIRTLECYSDVIVLRHPEVGAATLAAKYAHKPIINAGDGIGEHPTQALLDLFTISEELGRVDGLTVTMLGDLKYGRTVHSLSRLLSLFDVRLNYVSPEILKMPSEVIEELNERKIPQAEYGSLDPVLAGTDVLYITRVQKERFENLDDYEKVKGAYVITAETMKAAKDEMIVMHPLPRVGEISLELDDDPRAAYFRQMEYGLYVRMALLALVLGKA
- a CDS encoding amidohydrolase family protein; this encodes MSVIRLPGLIDPHVHLREPGATHKEDFDSGTAAALAGGFSTVLAMPNTNPPLVDRASFDQARDAARKKARCDYGIYLGASAENHRTYASLASQACGLKLYLDLTYGPLQVEGLSLQRSHLAAWPADRPLAVHAEGRSLAAILLLAMLQGRPIHVCHVSRRIEIQLIREMKARGCAVTCEVAPHHMFLTQDDVPHIGPGRSEVRPKLAAKSDQEALWDNLAVIDCFATDHAPHTLQEKDSDNPPPGFPGLETSLGLFATAVQEGRLSMDDLIARMSLNPGKIFGLPESPETEVEFDPDAAWEVRAEDFHSRCDWTPFEGMRLQGRVRRVKVRGRWVYQDGEILVPRGFGRDVAGIQ
- a CDS encoding PD-(D/E)XK nuclease family protein encodes the protein MNTWKLSPSDLTFLWDECKRCFYLKIVSKFYRPRAPFPSIFGKIDRLMNAYFVGKSSSEISPDLPDGEIAYGEKWVSSAEIKLLHHEHACCIRGRFDTAIRFDDGSYAVIDFKTTQPAPHHIEFYGRQLHAYAYALENPAPNAMALSPITHLGLFSVTPSDLQRFDDGRIAYLGDPLWTEIPKDMQGFLLFIDEVLSVLELPEPPDANPECGYCDYRRRTRMNEY
- a CDS encoding endonuclease MutS2; its protein translation is MLKSCYTAFAMDAKSYETLELNLVLDRLASFTAFSASREMALALRPLPDLEAVRRRQEETSEASLLLSIKPELSIGGARDVRPQVDAAAHGAVLEPTELLDIKSTLVAAREQRRRFEKLDEPLPLLKGIAFELEALPGLIDSVSKTIDDRGEVLDSASQKLGKIRKDLRIARDRLMDKLERMVNDPKIVPLLQEPIITQREGRFVIPLQADFKGRIKAVVHDQSASGATLFVEPLKVVDLNNQVRELQLAERDEVRRVLSELSGRIGEQSAAIRRNVEGLARLDLAFAKARYAYTLDASEPVLKPFAEDAVSPRPGSTIRLLAARHPLLKADDVVPIDLILKPDTYALVITGPNTGGKTVTLKTAGLLVLMAQCGLHIPAMSGSELSVFDAVYADIGDEQSIEQSLSTFSSHVSNIKTILDHATSKSLVLLDELGAGTDPQEGSALARAILSELLECSITTLVATHYPELKTYAHSVSGVENASMEFDLQSLRPTYHLLIGLPGRSNALAIAARLGLEQAIVEKARAMLSSADLEAERLLDEIHAQRQLTRKDRNEAETTRQQAMALQEELSRRLAGIEKEREDILLAAQAAAEAELEKMRDELRKIKREFSQSQQSRDDLKAAETQAETIERSLEESLRLPDKEFEASEYTYKKGDTVLLRTIDAEGVIKSLDRDQAEVQVGRLRVRANLNELLPVKAGAPTKRSKAARKSGSSGEGRSISPPIADSPPLELHVHGWTVDDALEELDRRLDAAFLAGMPYIRVIHGKGTGRLRSAIRQALAESPYVASFESGQPSEGGDGVTVVHLNVT